A genomic window from Luteolibacter sp. LG18 includes:
- a CDS encoding aldehyde dehydrogenase family protein has translation MSTTTLEKAPAVNGAAAFAPVHMPAYIAGRAVETGRTLEVRYPYDGTLTGTATLIGREHLDEAIQAALEGGKKPLSRFECSTILRKAAALLAERREEFARLITRETGLCMKESRYETGRSSDVLEFAAMEALRDDGQVFSCDISPMGKPRKIFTTRYPVNVIAAITPFNHPLNQVAHKLAPAIAAGAPTILKPSERTPLTALKFAALLYEAGLPGWMLSMFLGTLDEVINPMIEDERTEVVTFTGSVEIGKAISRRAGYKKLCLELGGNSPLIVLEDADLDLAAKLACEGSFRNSGQRCTAVKRILVQESILEAFTEKFVALAKTYKSGDPEAEDTVVGTVITEDSAKLLERRVHDAVKMGAKVLLGGNRQGALLEPTVIANVPRDAEMVFEESFGPLGPIVAIKDLDDAITYYNSGRFGLSSAIVTNNLEAAMRASKELKTGTTNVNEVPGYRLEHTPFGGVRDSGLGIKEGVVEAMKFFTHVKTFSLPW, from the coding sequence ATGAGCACCACCACTCTTGAAAAGGCTCCCGCCGTGAACGGCGCCGCCGCTTTCGCCCCGGTCCACATGCCCGCCTACATCGCCGGCCGCGCGGTGGAAACGGGACGCACGCTGGAGGTTCGCTATCCCTACGATGGCACGCTGACCGGCACCGCCACCTTGATCGGACGCGAGCACCTCGACGAGGCGATCCAGGCCGCGCTGGAGGGCGGCAAGAAGCCGCTGTCCCGCTTCGAGTGTTCGACCATCCTCCGCAAGGCCGCCGCGCTGCTGGCCGAGCGCCGCGAGGAATTCGCCCGCCTCATCACCCGCGAGACCGGCCTGTGCATGAAGGAGTCCCGCTACGAGACCGGTCGTAGCTCGGACGTTCTGGAATTCGCCGCCATGGAGGCCCTCCGCGATGACGGCCAGGTGTTCTCCTGCGACATCAGCCCGATGGGCAAGCCGCGGAAGATCTTCACCACCCGCTATCCGGTGAACGTGATCGCCGCGATCACGCCCTTCAACCACCCGCTCAACCAGGTGGCGCACAAGCTTGCCCCGGCCATCGCCGCGGGTGCTCCCACCATTCTCAAACCCTCCGAGCGCACGCCGCTCACCGCGCTGAAGTTCGCCGCCCTGCTCTATGAAGCCGGTCTCCCGGGCTGGATGCTCTCGATGTTCCTCGGCACCCTCGATGAAGTCATCAATCCGATGATCGAGGACGAGCGCACCGAGGTGGTGACCTTCACCGGCTCCGTGGAAATCGGCAAGGCGATCTCCAGGCGCGCCGGTTACAAGAAGCTCTGCCTCGAACTCGGCGGCAATTCGCCGCTGATCGTGCTGGAGGATGCCGACCTCGACCTCGCCGCGAAGCTCGCTTGCGAGGGATCGTTCCGGAATTCCGGCCAGCGCTGCACCGCGGTGAAGCGCATCCTCGTTCAGGAAAGCATTCTCGAAGCCTTCACGGAGAAGTTCGTGGCGCTCGCGAAGACCTACAAGTCCGGCGATCCGGAGGCCGAGGATACCGTCGTGGGCACCGTGATCACCGAGGACTCCGCGAAGTTGCTGGAGCGCCGCGTGCACGACGCCGTGAAGATGGGCGCGAAGGTGCTGCTCGGTGGCAACCGCCAGGGGGCGCTGCTGGAGCCGACCGTGATCGCCAACGTCCCCCGCGATGCCGAGATGGTGTTCGAGGAAAGCTTCGGTCCGCTCGGCCCGATCGTCGCCATCAAGGACCTCGACGACGCGATCACCTACTACAACTCCGGCCGCTTCGGCCTGAGCAGCGCGATCGTCACCAACAACCTGGAGGCCGCCATGCGCGCCTCGAAGGAGCTCAAGACCGGCACCACCAATGTCAATGAGGTGCCGGGATACCGTCTCGAACACACCCCCTTCGGCGGCGTCCGCGATTCCGGCCTCGGAATCAAGGAAGGCGTCGTGGAGGCCATGAAGTTCTTCACCCACGTGAAGACCTTCAGCCTGCCGTGGTGA
- a CDS encoding FAD-dependent oxidoreductase, protein MPVQTLHGNTPVRATFEVPHNDLPKSARVVIVGGGIAGTAAAYHFARAGWQDVHLLEQSKLASGTTWHSAGQVGQLRASSAQTKVNKASAELFARLKEETGHDPGWLQCGGLQLASCQERLLQLQRNAAMAEVFGVEARVISAEECRSFYPMLHTADLTGGVYLPGDGRVLPGECTVALATGAMQGGVKIHEGVRITGLIHSTDRRGIKRISGVTTDQGDITAEWVVLAGNMWMRQIGLAAGIDILVYPCEHHYVITRPIEGVTRNSPCTRDPNAGLYFRALDDGGMKLGAFKKRSKPWQIGDAVPYPFAFDLLEPDWEDFEEPLAAHFHRLRGITRDDIVKFVNGPEAFTPDNNFIMGQPHATEGLFVLGGWNSAGIACSGGAAKYAVEWIENGGMTLDLASVDIRRFLPFQNGRKYLQERVSEVLGLHYQMAWPNRQMETSRGIRASGLYDKHVTANALFGETAGWERPLAYAPQGVKPEMGYSFLRQNWQPWAAEEVTACRTGVALLDQSTFAKFEVTGPGARPLLQYLCGGNVDVAIGKTVYTGLFNGKGTFESDLTVIRTGDESFYLVTATAQQSRDADWLLRHFPGDGSVALRDITEEVNVVSVMGPKAFEVLGALTDLSFAEADFPFGTSREMELNGIPLRAVRISYVGEPGLELHVAKESAGALWDLLLDAGKPHRIRPAGTQAINTMRIEKAFRAYGHELSPAETPLEAGLGFAIDWSKAFLGKEALSKQKTEGVRQRLVCLVLDESEPNLWGGEPIFWDGEPAGYTTSAAWSPTIGRSIALGYVKRPDKRVLSPSAIKEGTFEIGLFDKRHPARVVTRAV, encoded by the coding sequence ATGCCCGTCCAAACCCTCCACGGCAACACCCCGGTCCGCGCGACTTTCGAAGTCCCCCATAACGATCTCCCGAAATCCGCGCGCGTGGTGATCGTGGGGGGCGGCATCGCCGGCACCGCCGCGGCCTACCATTTCGCCCGCGCGGGATGGCAGGACGTCCATCTGCTCGAACAATCGAAACTCGCCTCCGGCACCACTTGGCATTCGGCCGGGCAGGTCGGTCAACTCCGCGCCAGCTCCGCACAGACGAAGGTGAACAAGGCCTCGGCCGAGTTGTTCGCGCGGCTGAAGGAAGAAACCGGCCACGATCCCGGCTGGCTCCAGTGCGGCGGTCTCCAGCTCGCATCGTGTCAGGAACGGTTGCTCCAGCTTCAGCGGAATGCCGCCATGGCCGAGGTCTTCGGCGTCGAAGCACGGGTGATCTCCGCGGAGGAATGCCGCTCGTTCTACCCGATGCTCCACACCGCCGACCTCACTGGCGGCGTCTATCTCCCCGGCGATGGCCGCGTGCTGCCCGGTGAATGCACCGTGGCGCTCGCCACCGGTGCGATGCAGGGCGGCGTGAAGATTCACGAGGGCGTTCGCATCACCGGGCTGATTCATTCCACCGACCGCCGCGGCATCAAGCGCATCAGCGGCGTCACCACCGACCAAGGCGATATCACCGCCGAGTGGGTGGTGCTGGCGGGGAACATGTGGATGCGCCAGATCGGTCTCGCCGCGGGCATCGACATCCTTGTCTATCCCTGCGAGCACCACTACGTCATCACCCGTCCGATCGAGGGCGTGACGCGGAATTCACCGTGTACCCGCGATCCGAATGCTGGCCTCTACTTCCGCGCGCTCGACGATGGCGGGATGAAGCTCGGTGCCTTCAAGAAGCGTTCGAAACCGTGGCAGATCGGCGACGCCGTGCCGTATCCCTTCGCCTTCGATCTGCTGGAGCCGGATTGGGAAGACTTCGAGGAACCGCTCGCCGCGCACTTCCACCGCCTGCGCGGAATCACCCGCGACGACATCGTGAAATTCGTCAACGGCCCCGAGGCATTCACGCCGGACAACAACTTCATCATGGGCCAGCCCCACGCCACCGAGGGTCTGTTCGTGCTCGGCGGCTGGAACTCGGCGGGCATCGCTTGCTCCGGCGGTGCGGCGAAGTATGCGGTCGAGTGGATCGAAAACGGCGGCATGACGCTCGACCTCGCCTCGGTGGACATCCGGCGGTTCCTGCCGTTCCAGAACGGCCGCAAGTATCTCCAGGAACGCGTCAGCGAGGTGCTCGGCCTGCACTACCAGATGGCGTGGCCGAACCGGCAGATGGAAACCTCGCGTGGCATCCGCGCCTCCGGACTCTACGACAAGCACGTCACCGCCAATGCCTTGTTCGGCGAAACCGCCGGTTGGGAGCGCCCCCTGGCGTACGCGCCGCAGGGTGTGAAGCCGGAGATGGGTTACTCCTTCCTGCGCCAGAACTGGCAGCCATGGGCCGCGGAGGAGGTGACAGCTTGCCGCACCGGCGTCGCGCTGTTGGATCAATCGACCTTCGCGAAATTCGAAGTCACCGGACCCGGGGCGCGGCCATTGCTTCAGTACCTGTGTGGCGGCAATGTCGACGTCGCCATCGGCAAGACCGTCTACACCGGACTCTTCAACGGGAAGGGGACTTTCGAAAGCGATCTCACCGTTATTCGCACTGGAGACGAATCCTTCTACCTCGTCACCGCCACCGCGCAGCAGAGCCGCGATGCGGATTGGCTGCTGCGCCATTTTCCGGGGGATGGCTCGGTTGCGTTACGGGACATCACCGAGGAGGTGAACGTGGTTTCCGTGATGGGCCCGAAGGCGTTCGAGGTGCTCGGTGCTCTCACCGACCTGTCATTCGCCGAGGCCGATTTCCCGTTCGGCACTTCCCGCGAAATGGAGCTGAATGGCATCCCGCTACGCGCGGTGCGGATCAGTTACGTCGGTGAGCCCGGCTTGGAACTCCATGTCGCGAAGGAATCCGCGGGCGCGCTGTGGGACCTGCTCCTCGACGCCGGAAAGCCGCACCGCATCCGACCGGCAGGAACCCAGGCGATCAACACGATGCGGATCGAAAAGGCGTTTCGCGCCTATGGTCACGAACTCTCGCCCGCCGAAACCCCGCTGGAAGCCGGACTTGGTTTCGCGATTGATTGGTCGAAGGCCTTCCTCGGCAAGGAAGCGTTGTCGAAACAGAAGACGGAGGGAGTTCGCCAGCGCCTCGTCTGCCTGGTCCTTGACGAGTCCGAACCGAACCTCTGGGGCGGTGAACCGATCTTCTGGGACGGCGAGCCCGCGGGCTACACCACCAGCGCCGCGTGGAGCCCGACCATCGGCCGCAGCATCGCGCTCGGCTATGTGAAACGCCCGGACAAGCGCGTGCTATCTCCCTCGGCCATCAAGGAAGGCACGTTCGAGATCGGCCTCTTCGACAAGCGCCACCCCGCCCGCGTCGTGACCCGGGCGGTGTGA
- a CDS encoding M60 family metallopeptidase: MNRLRLSLVALLLATPGLLSGAGVDSPEYQQKLEAAKKVVADWNALPPDQIHADSSAVDWPGAVPAEAARLKDQRFDLNTDFPRWRGKTDRVTTGYYAPAGEVVTVEVPESFAKLGVQVRIGCHSDNANKKSVAKRFPYSISKAWPLNAAVTKVASPFGGTVYLEVPKEVTGKTIPVRFSGVVQQPWFVLGKTSPTEWREKVRNYPGPFAEMSCGPLTLSVPSADVRKLDDPTALMTFYKKGMACVQDLSGPPVPVVERIVYDVSISAGSMHSGYPVMAGSKRKEASDLTALENGLWGFFHEIGHNQQWGGWSPPGQGETTCNLFPLYVMSQVQGKKPKHPWKFDRTVLAKPLERGAIGSNLNGNHAISIAFWIQLINGIGWEPVKKTIHEYHAKDAPEAPKGAEPIWDRLMLTLSKHSRKDLTQFFKAWGAEFSPAGEEAVKKLHLPVWLPDDAPGQPKATEDTGSI; this comes from the coding sequence ATGAACCGCCTCCGTCTTTCCCTCGTCGCGCTGCTGCTCGCCACTCCCGGCCTTCTTTCCGGCGCCGGAGTGGATTCGCCCGAATACCAGCAGAAGCTGGAGGCCGCGAAGAAGGTGGTGGCGGATTGGAATGCCCTGCCGCCGGACCAGATCCACGCCGACTCCAGCGCCGTCGATTGGCCGGGAGCCGTGCCCGCGGAGGCAGCGCGGCTGAAGGACCAGCGCTTCGACCTCAACACCGATTTCCCGCGCTGGCGTGGCAAGACCGACCGCGTGACCACCGGTTATTACGCTCCAGCGGGTGAGGTGGTGACGGTGGAGGTTCCCGAGAGTTTCGCGAAGCTGGGCGTGCAGGTGCGCATCGGCTGCCACAGCGACAACGCGAACAAGAAGTCGGTGGCAAAGCGGTTTCCCTATTCGATTTCGAAGGCGTGGCCGCTCAATGCCGCGGTGACGAAGGTGGCCTCGCCGTTCGGCGGCACGGTGTATCTGGAAGTGCCGAAGGAGGTCACCGGCAAGACCATTCCGGTGCGGTTCAGCGGGGTGGTGCAGCAGCCGTGGTTCGTGCTCGGAAAGACCAGCCCGACCGAGTGGCGGGAGAAAGTCCGGAACTACCCGGGACCCTTTGCCGAGATGAGCTGTGGCCCTCTCACCCTTTCCGTGCCGTCCGCGGACGTGCGCAAGCTGGACGACCCGACCGCGCTGATGACTTTCTACAAGAAGGGCATGGCCTGCGTGCAGGACCTGTCCGGGCCACCGGTGCCAGTGGTGGAGCGGATCGTGTATGACGTGAGCATTTCCGCTGGCTCCATGCACTCCGGCTATCCGGTGATGGCGGGCTCGAAGCGGAAGGAGGCAAGCGACCTAACCGCGCTGGAGAACGGTCTGTGGGGATTTTTCCACGAGATCGGCCACAACCAGCAATGGGGTGGCTGGAGCCCTCCAGGCCAGGGCGAGACCACCTGCAATCTCTTCCCGCTCTACGTGATGAGCCAGGTGCAGGGCAAGAAGCCGAAGCATCCGTGGAAGTTCGACCGCACCGTGCTGGCGAAGCCGCTGGAGCGCGGCGCGATCGGGAGCAACCTCAATGGCAACCACGCGATCTCGATCGCGTTCTGGATCCAGCTCATCAACGGCATCGGCTGGGAGCCGGTGAAGAAGACGATCCACGAGTATCACGCGAAGGACGCGCCGGAAGCCCCGAAGGGAGCCGAGCCGATCTGGGACCGCCTGATGTTGACGCTTTCGAAGCACAGCCGGAAGGATCTCACGCAGTTCTTCAAGGCCTGGGGCGCGGAGTTTTCACCCGCGGGGGAAGAGGCGGTGAAGAAGCTGCACCTGCCCGTGTGGCTGCCGGATGACGCGCCGGGACAGCCGAAAGCGACGGAGGACACGGGGTCGATTTGA
- a CDS encoding XylR family transcriptional regulator yields MPAKPKESVAKTSFRVGVRLTDWAQGFGNRIYGGILDFIRSGVQFELEFEQPSGGDIEPVKLDKHWDGDGLLVFRYTQEEAEAWSARGIRVVNLSSEEPSKGPVFPRVTMDNQRCGRMAADHLLTLGLKRFAFWHDPNRVYSDERLEGFRQRLAEEGHEVEILSIPSSTFPKNLRARQIEEMGKRQIGRLQPPCGLFAKDDITAVCAIRAARQCGLRVPQDIPVLGVSDDIVYCHATRPPISSLRFPGRAIGQAASELLHRMMCGESFPSDTRIKIPSLGVVVRESTGHVELPDPIVSAALNLIRKSDPKEPLTAEELGRRVGASREALRVRFREALGRTPKEEIDRIRAEHACELLKRTNATLQKIASDCGFNGSDEFCRFFKRVKGVTPGTWRST; encoded by the coding sequence ATGCCCGCAAAGCCCAAGGAATCCGTTGCGAAAACGTCCTTCCGGGTCGGCGTGCGCCTGACCGATTGGGCGCAGGGATTCGGCAACCGCATCTACGGCGGCATCCTCGACTTCATCCGCTCGGGCGTGCAGTTCGAGCTGGAGTTCGAGCAACCGAGCGGCGGCGACATCGAGCCGGTGAAGCTCGACAAGCACTGGGATGGCGATGGGCTGCTCGTTTTCCGCTACACCCAGGAGGAGGCGGAGGCCTGGAGCGCGCGCGGCATCCGCGTGGTGAACCTGAGCTCGGAGGAGCCGTCGAAAGGCCCCGTCTTTCCGCGGGTGACGATGGACAACCAGCGCTGCGGACGGATGGCCGCGGACCACCTGCTCACGCTGGGCCTGAAACGCTTCGCGTTCTGGCACGATCCCAACCGTGTCTACTCCGATGAACGCCTCGAGGGCTTCCGCCAGCGGCTCGCGGAGGAAGGTCACGAGGTGGAGATCCTCTCGATCCCCTCCAGCACGTTTCCCAAGAACCTGCGCGCGCGCCAGATCGAGGAAATGGGCAAGCGCCAGATCGGCCGCCTGCAACCACCTTGCGGGCTCTTCGCCAAGGATGACATCACCGCGGTCTGCGCGATCCGCGCCGCCCGCCAGTGCGGCCTGCGCGTGCCACAGGACATCCCGGTGCTCGGCGTGTCCGATGACATCGTCTACTGCCACGCCACCCGCCCGCCGATCAGCAGCCTGCGCTTCCCCGGCCGCGCGATCGGGCAAGCCGCCTCCGAGCTGCTGCACCGCATGATGTGCGGCGAATCGTTTCCTTCCGACACGCGGATCAAGATTCCCTCGCTCGGCGTGGTGGTGCGGGAGTCCACCGGCCATGTCGAACTGCCCGACCCGATCGTCAGCGCGGCCCTCAACCTGATCCGAAAATCCGACCCGAAGGAACCGCTGACCGCGGAGGAACTGGGCCGCCGCGTGGGAGCCTCCCGCGAGGCCCTGCGCGTGCGTTTCCGCGAGGCCCTCGGTCGCACGCCGAAGGAAGAGATCGACCGCATCCGCGCCGAGCACGCCTGCGAGCTGCTCAAGCGCACCAACGCCACGCTTCAGAAGATCGCCTCCGACTGCGGCTTCAACGGCAGCGATGAGTTCTGCCGTTTCTTCAAGCGCGTCAAAGGCGTGACTCCCGGCACCTGGCGGAGCACCTGA
- a CDS encoding DUF6209 family protein, with amino-acid sequence MKPRQSKGRRPQITFTQDEHELVQGDLIPGPCVLRYDPLRLLTDEDTEHGAHEIHAHIRFHPSGQTWEGTLTVPEDAPLAELADPAGQGYMLETKFELPAGTDELEAWFSCTHDDGYTHWDSENNQNHWLRFSLHDVTEVKAVVKAPDQQNPAQSKVDFDVTTIPQVTSVTARHRLPAFQERPRVETPLVSADGPDGKRWVAPPEGIPVPVGAAVAFDLVYTIGDRKFTDDNQGRWYLAD; translated from the coding sequence ATGAAACCACGCCAAAGCAAGGGCCGCCGGCCCCAGATCACGTTCACCCAGGATGAACACGAGTTGGTTCAGGGCGACCTCATCCCCGGACCCTGCGTGCTGCGCTACGATCCGCTGCGCCTCCTCACCGACGAGGACACGGAGCACGGTGCCCACGAGATCCACGCCCACATCCGCTTCCATCCTTCCGGCCAGACCTGGGAGGGCACGCTGACCGTTCCCGAGGATGCGCCGCTCGCCGAGCTGGCGGATCCCGCCGGCCAGGGCTACATGCTGGAGACCAAATTCGAGCTGCCCGCCGGCACCGACGAGCTCGAAGCCTGGTTCTCCTGCACCCACGACGACGGCTACACCCACTGGGACAGCGAGAACAACCAGAACCACTGGCTGCGGTTCTCGCTGCACGACGTGACCGAGGTGAAAGCCGTGGTGAAGGCTCCAGACCAGCAGAACCCGGCGCAGTCGAAGGTGGACTTCGACGTGACCACCATTCCCCAGGTCACCTCGGTGACGGCGCGACACCGGCTGCCGGCCTTCCAGGAACGGCCGCGGGTGGAAACGCCTCTCGTCTCCGCCGATGGCCCGGACGGCAAGCGCTGGGTGGCACCGCCGGAAGGCATTCCGGTGCCGGTGGGCGCGGCGGTGGCCTTCGACCTCGTCTACACCATCGGAGACCGCAAGTTCACGGATGACAACCAGGGCCGCTGGTATCTGGCGGACTGA
- the phnA gene encoding phosphonoacetate hydrolase has translation MSFVANNRSYNPPSRPIAVLCIDGCADEYISVSIAAGKMPRTEAMVKRGYRGMVRGALPSFTNVNNSAIVTGMPPAVTGICGNFFLNPETGEEVMMNGPEFRRCGTLLTAAADAGRKVAFITAKEKLRTVLGDGIVERGGIVFSSEKVNEAKMETHGVDNAESIIGKPRPEIYSGDASVYVLEAGAALVEQGKADFLYLSLTDYMQHKYAPEAPESLEFHRRLDEQIGRLLDAGCIVAATADHGMNAKNKADGSPNVIYVETLLKEHFGNGLRVICPITDPYVVHHGALGSLVMVHLDDVSKADEIADFLIRQTGITEVYNREMSALKLELAPDRIGDLTVLCGRDYVVGKTPGHHDLGVLNGGLRSHGGRYEEMVPLLLSEPLNAEYTRKAQGDPRNFDVFDFACNASN, from the coding sequence ATGTCCTTTGTTGCCAACAACCGGTCTTACAATCCGCCGTCCCGTCCCATCGCTGTTCTCTGCATCGACGGCTGCGCCGATGAATACATCTCCGTCTCCATCGCGGCGGGCAAGATGCCCCGCACCGAAGCGATGGTGAAGCGAGGTTACCGCGGCATGGTTCGCGGCGCGCTGCCGTCCTTCACCAACGTCAACAACTCGGCGATCGTCACCGGCATGCCACCCGCCGTGACCGGTATCTGCGGCAACTTCTTCCTCAATCCCGAGACCGGCGAGGAAGTCATGATGAACGGACCGGAGTTCCGCCGCTGTGGCACGCTTCTCACCGCCGCCGCCGATGCGGGTCGTAAGGTCGCCTTCATCACCGCGAAGGAGAAACTCCGCACCGTGCTGGGCGATGGCATCGTCGAGCGCGGCGGGATCGTGTTCTCCTCGGAGAAGGTCAATGAGGCGAAGATGGAAACCCACGGCGTGGACAACGCCGAGTCGATCATCGGCAAGCCGCGCCCGGAGATCTATTCCGGCGATGCCTCGGTCTACGTGCTGGAGGCCGGTGCCGCGCTCGTCGAGCAGGGCAAGGCGGACTTCCTCTACCTGTCGCTGACCGACTACATGCAGCACAAGTACGCGCCGGAGGCTCCGGAGAGCCTGGAGTTCCACCGCCGCCTCGATGAGCAGATCGGCCGCCTGCTGGACGCCGGATGCATCGTCGCCGCCACTGCCGACCACGGAATGAACGCGAAGAACAAGGCCGATGGTTCGCCGAACGTGATCTACGTCGAAACGCTGTTGAAGGAGCATTTCGGCAACGGCCTGCGGGTGATCTGTCCGATCACCGATCCGTACGTGGTGCACCATGGCGCGCTCGGCTCGCTGGTGATGGTCCACCTGGATGATGTCTCGAAGGCCGATGAGATCGCTGATTTCCTGATCCGCCAGACCGGCATCACCGAGGTATACAACCGGGAGATGTCCGCGCTGAAGCTGGAGCTCGCGCCGGACCGCATCGGTGACCTCACCGTGCTCTGCGGCCGCGACTACGTGGTCGGCAAGACCCCCGGGCACCACGACCTCGGCGTGCTGAACGGCGGGCTGCGCTCCCACGGCGGCCGTTACGAGGAGATGGTCCCGCTGCTCCTCTCCGAACCGCTCAACGCGGAATACACCCGCAAGGCGCAGGGCGACCCGCGCAATTTCGACGTCTTCGATTTCGCCTGCAACGCGAGCAACTGA
- the phnW gene encoding 2-aminoethylphosphonate--pyruvate transaminase: MNLDLENPYILLTPGPLSTSPTVRAAMLRDWCTWDDDYNLGVVTPIREGLVKLATATKPEDYTVVLMQGSGTFSVEAMIGSAVPADGRLLVLANGEYGNRLGRIAKVLGIDTVVHDSGELAPPDIDKLDAALAADQAITHVVCVHNETTTGMLNPLEDIAGIVKSHGRVFLVDSMSAFGGIPLDVAELGIDFLVSSANKCIQGVPGFGFVIAKKTELEKCKGNARSVSLDLYDQWQGMEKGHGKWRYTSPTHVVRAFHQAMQELVEEGGVAARFARYSENQRRLVTGMEQLGFKCVLPHELHSPIITGFYNPEEPEYEFMKFYELLKEKGFVIYPGKVTGINSFRIGTIGHVFPDDITRLITAIEASMYWVKEAAAV, encoded by the coding sequence ATGAACCTCGATCTCGAAAATCCGTACATCCTCCTCACCCCGGGCCCGCTCTCGACCTCGCCCACCGTCCGTGCCGCCATGCTGCGCGACTGGTGCACGTGGGATGACGACTACAACCTCGGCGTGGTCACCCCGATCCGCGAGGGCCTCGTGAAGCTGGCCACCGCGACCAAGCCGGAGGACTACACCGTCGTCCTGATGCAGGGCAGCGGCACCTTCTCGGTCGAGGCCATGATCGGCTCCGCCGTTCCGGCCGATGGCCGCCTGCTGGTGCTGGCGAACGGAGAATACGGCAACCGCCTCGGCCGCATCGCGAAGGTGCTCGGCATCGACACCGTCGTCCACGATTCCGGCGAACTCGCGCCGCCGGACATCGACAAACTCGACGCCGCGCTCGCCGCGGACCAGGCCATCACCCACGTGGTTTGCGTTCACAACGAAACGACCACCGGCATGCTCAATCCGTTGGAGGACATCGCGGGCATCGTGAAGAGCCACGGCCGCGTGTTCCTCGTCGATTCGATGAGCGCCTTCGGCGGCATCCCGCTCGATGTCGCGGAACTCGGCATCGACTTCCTCGTGTCGTCCGCGAACAAGTGCATCCAGGGCGTGCCCGGGTTCGGCTTCGTGATCGCGAAAAAGACCGAGCTCGAAAAGTGCAAGGGCAACGCCCGCTCGGTGTCGCTCGATCTCTACGATCAGTGGCAGGGCATGGAGAAGGGCCATGGCAAGTGGCGCTACACCAGCCCGACGCACGTCGTCCGCGCGTTCCACCAGGCGATGCAGGAGCTGGTGGAGGAAGGCGGCGTCGCTGCCCGCTTCGCCCGCTACTCGGAGAACCAGCGTCGGCTCGTCACGGGCATGGAGCAGCTCGGCTTCAAGTGCGTGCTGCCGCATGAACTCCACAGCCCGATCATCACCGGCTTCTACAATCCGGAGGAACCGGAGTACGAGTTCATGAAGTTCTACGAGCTTCTCAAGGAGAAGGGATTCGTCATCTACCCGGGCAAGGTCACCGGCATCAACTCGTTCCGCATCGGCACCATCGGCCATGTCTTCCCGGACGACATCACCCGCCTCATCACCGCCATCGAGGCATCGATGTACTGGGTGAAGGAAGCGGCGGCGGTTTGA